One Hermetia illucens chromosome 4, iHerIll2.2.curated.20191125, whole genome shotgun sequence DNA segment encodes these proteins:
- the LOC119653660 gene encoding aquaporin AQPAe.a-like isoform X2, with product MTADSYSPTKEQVKDVKMVNENKNVVIEVEERHFLFKCVPMDQMDKITHCLAEFVGTASLLVLSCMTCMEGLGSEIIPIQAAFGGGLTVLVIVSTFGGITHCHINPAVTLAAAICRYVSVPIAICYMISQILGAIAGFALLRAVTPSELHYKGNSTQLWCLTLPNERIDPIHGFAIEAIITTLLIWLCCALWDARNSRWQDSVSMKFGFTVIVMNLAAGQLTGSSMNPARSLAPALIANYWTDQWIYWAGPITGSVFASLCYKYIFHRNAPKECCTVATLKAELIDKLME from the exons ATGACAGCAGATTCTTACTCGCCTACGAAGGAACAAGTTAAAGACGTCAAAATGGTGAACGAAAACAAAAATGTTGTGATTGAAGTGGAAGAGCGGCACTTCCTATTCAAAT GTGTTCCGATGGACCAGATGGACAAAATCACTCATTGCTTGGCTGAATTCGTAGGTACCGCTTCCCTGCTAGTGCTTAGTTGCATGACATGCATGGAAGGATTGGGCTCTGAGATCATTCCCATCCAAGCGGCTTTTGGAGGCGGTTTAACTGTTTTAGTTATAGTTTCCACTTTCGGTGGCATAACACATTGTCATATTAATCCAGCTGTAACCCTTGCCGCGGCTATCTGTCGATATGTCAGTGTGCCTATTGCGATTTGTTATATGATATCCCAAATACTGGGTGCAATAGCCGGATTTGCACTATTGAGGGCTGTTACCCCAAGTGAACTCCATTATAAAGGGAACTCAACCCAATTGTGGTGTTTGACACTGCCGAATGAAAGGATAGATCCTATCCATGGGTTCGCTATTGAAGCCATTATAACCACTCTCTTGATCTGGCTGTGTTGTGCACTCTGGGATGCCAGGAATTCAAGATGGCAGGACTCGGTTTCAATGAAGTTCGGGTTCACTGTTATCGTTATGAATCTTGCAGCC GGTCAACTAACCGGATCAAGTATGAACCCCGCCAGATCCTTGGCACCGGCGCTAATTGCTAATTACTGGACTGATCAATGGATTTATTGGGCCGGTCCAATAACAGGAAGCGTGTTTGCTTCTTTGTGCTACAAATATATTTTCCATCGAAATGCGCCAAAAGAATGTTGCACAGTGGCTACCCTTAAAGCTGAGCTTATAGACAAATTAATGGAgtaa